A segment of the Necator americanus strain Aroian chromosome IV, whole genome shotgun sequence genome:
AAAGAAGTTTCTCCGGATTCTAACGGCACACCTTGTAGGGCTGATGCAGCCAAAATTGGTTCCGACAATCAAGATTCTATGCTTAAGAACACTATGCACCCTTTTTCTAGGGAGATACTTggcttaattaattaattaatcgaTTTCTTCTACTTATTCTACTGTAACTATCATTATtacttattctttatttattcaaccCTTAGGCAATTGTtccacttacttttttttgttttgtcgaCCACGTAAAACTCACCTTTGCCGTCGGCAGTCACTACAGTAAACTCGACCTCGTCTTCAGCATTTATTCTTGATACGAATCCAGCAATAACATTTTGTCCAGCGCTCAAGGAGTCTCGACATACAACCTCACCATTCTCGCTTATCGATCGAACATCGATCTAAAATCGATCAAGGATAGGTGTCAGTTTTTAATAATTACGTACATGAATGGATACCTTCCCAGAATTCCATATACATGTGACCATATCGTCGTTTGGATATGGTAATATAGCAGTTATGACACTTTTTGACTTGATACGCCATAATCTCTGATCTTGATTGTACATCCCCACAGTACCGTTGGCTAAGGCGTAACCGAAACGATTCCTTAACGGATTTTCTTAGATGCTTATCTTTAAGGAAGTCCAATGAAGCCTTGGTACTTGTCAAATCCTTGAAGCACTACGATAGCGTCAGTTTCCATGAGTTCAGCTCTCATCAGATCattcttgaaaattcgaaGCTCACTATCCGGCGAGCCAATGATCAGCTAAATTAGTTCATTATTATTCTAGAAAATCCTACTTTTGCCAATTATTCCTGTACCTCCATCTCCCCGTCGCCATCAAAATCGCAGAAACACATCGTGGTCACCGAATCACCTGAATTACATTCAattctagtaaaaaaaaattagtcagAAATCATAATAAAGGCGGAGAAAGATcagaatttgaagaatatattttttttgttttttccttttttcaaaattctgtttttttcgaattgaggatttttgattttttgaaaagagtaTTTATTAGCTTACCAGTTACCGTCCAATAGACATCTTTGCCAGTTTCGTCGAATCCCCAAATTGCGCAGTTCCCACCACAAAGAATCATACGGTCCCTATCGCCGAGTTTACCGaccttttttgagaaaaaaaacctattagttaaggaaaagaaaaggaagagggAAAGGAAGAACGCATCATTTCAAGGAAGAAAGCTAgatcttttcaaaatatttttgaagatatttttcaATAGTGTCCGTATTGTGCTAATATTATACGGTATCAGTACTTACAATAAAACAGTGCACGCCATCAGGAATATCCCGGCGGAAAACAGTGGAGTTTTGGTGGAAATCATAGACCATAATCTGGCTTTCCGTTCCCACGACGATATAGTCGTATCCTTGACCAAATGGTACGGTAGTTATACATTTGATCTTCTCGGGAATATGTAAAGAACTCTCATTatctagaaagaaatggagatTAATCAAATTCTTGGAGGGACAACTCGAAGAAAGTTCTTACTTCTTAGTATAATTTTGTTAGATGCACTGACAACGACCAACGTCTCTCGGGTATCCGGCTCGATCCGTGCGGACGTCGCACAATGAGGTAGAATCCGTTGATTAAGCGAGAAGCTAAACACGCTGGCCAACTCGAATGAGTCATTTCTGACCACCACTTGTTCTTCCGTTTCTTCGCTCATCTTCTAGGATCATTACATTAAACCTACGCGGAATCTAAAGAGATTCCGGGGATAATTTTGTCCTGTACAGAGCAGTCCAAAAAAATGCTTTGCGATAAAACTATGCCTACTTCACCTATTTGATCAACGCTACAAAATCCTAAATCAATTCATTTGCACCAAAAATTTCTACTTAGACTCCAGCATGGCAAACTCATGGCTAGAAGCttgattcaaatttatttaaaaggcatcaccccatgaatctgggatggtatggatttcagatgggttatgcttataaggggtcgtagattgtgggaaagagagttcttcctaattgtcgtaaaaacggcctggaagacgcggcgcgctccgatcgaactcattgtggaaaatagcgccccggaacgcttgaagctgcatcttc
Coding sequences within it:
- a CDS encoding hypothetical protein (NECATOR_CHRIV.G16755.T2); translated protein: MILCGGNCAIWGFDETGKDVYWTVTGDSVTTMCFCDFDGDGEMELIIGSPDSELRIFKNDLMRAELMETDAIVVLQGFDKNRFGYALANGTVGMYNQDQRLWRIKSKSVITAILPYPNDDMVTCIWNSGKIDVRSISENGEVVCRDSLSAGQNVIAGFVSRINAEDEVEFTVVTADGKDLPSLPRQAESMGKKDEDHINQSL
- a CDS encoding hypothetical protein (NECATOR_CHRIV.G16755.T1), with translation MSEETEEQVVVRNDSFELASVFSFSLNQRILPHCATSARIEPDTRETLVVVSASNKIILRNNESSLHIPEKIKCITTVPFGQGYDYIVVGTESQIMVYDFHQNSTVFRRDIPDGVHCFIVGKLGDRDRMILCGGNCAIWGFDETGKDVYWTVTGDSVTTMCFCDFDGDGEMELIIGSPDSELRIFKNDLMRAELMETDAIVVLQGFDKNRFGYALANGTVGMYNQDQRLWRIKSKSVITAILPYPNDDMVTCIWNSGKIDVRSISENGEVVCRDSLSAGQNVIAGFVSRINAEDEVEFTVVTADGKDLPSLPRQAESMGKKDEDHINQSL